The Humulus lupulus chromosome 4, drHumLupu1.1, whole genome shotgun sequence genome has a window encoding:
- the LOC133829802 gene encoding putative disease resistance protein RGA1, whose translation MAAGNLSVVAGRILELLNSEEKVKAMESLSGAHKEFMQRLKDSISEIEPVLLDAEKKSQRDNNIKDWLMELEHVLYNAENLLCFYTQQFAKQVRSDFFASSKRKNMLQELNEVREALGRIVDQRKLFDLEVVCGEEVVIGKDHRSENQSDRPIEGTLRNEDITKIIRILLGAEDREKIGVLPVVGRAGTGKTRVAEVVYEDEAVKTNFEPRIWVFVSEIFDVELILRKILAKLTGKNIEDLPSNQKSQDSMLAQLLSGKKYFMVLDDVHKTESRQWSSLMESLEVGALGSKILVTTPSNRVADLVKGSLKPYLLKDLSLDNYLFLFGKFAFGDCKKKIEDRPHQIRLGMEIVRRCAGRSLVIKAMAAMLHSRSVEQWRLFYKNEFSKIGEYTNDHNEMLSLLKLCYDHLPSPLKHCFAFCSLFPKGQVMVVQTLIKLWMAQGFIIEKSDKSAEDVGYEYVQILVGGYFFEVVERDAAQQVTKCKLHRFMYDLAVLVTGGQCLLLSSADSYDTSRRTLHVCFDFDLSSTEFIAALDVKKTRTIVLSGQSRQRQGGRYGGIHVNIIFDKICSKFTFLLALDMHDSGIEIVPDSISKLKLLKYLDLSENEGITELPNSITRLLNLQTLRLSSCFKLKKLPEDFSNLTNLRHLEIDGCNNLTNLPRGIDQVHDLEALSQLVVREDSSKSDGVLKKLQELSKLPIRNLRLVLRHEKYVTGYLKEVSRGIRSLSLETEGYNVESEFKQTCLNRYLSSDLEELSINGFRGVSLFCPYSYFPGKLVKLSLRRCANCKNLPAVQLSSLKVLVLDDIPNLEYIADSYSSSSTTCFSTLEELWLTELPKFKGWWNNEVNGLPSFRGLSKLVIEDCPNLAFMPRFPNLEKGLVLDRISWKLFEQTMNQNVADPSSSTSLPPLSNLKILCIVGIKDCIADQIRWKTLKKLQFLKFDCLPTLKILPDDLRELTGLQELHIWRCVIKKLPDWINKLQSLEKLVIHVCPFLEELPEEISSLPVLKTLEIEECNTLLRRCEDRIGADWSKIAKIPKKKLGLISGR comes from the coding sequence ATGGCAGCAGGAAATCTCTCAGTCGTCGCAGGTCGGATCCTCGAATTGCTGAATTCGGAAGAGAAAGTAAAAGCCATGGAATCTCTCTCGGGCGCACACAAGGAGTTCATGCAGAGACTGAAGGATTCCATTTCAGAAATCGAGCCCGTTCTTCTTGATGCGGAAAAGAAGAGTCAACGCGATAACAACATCAAAGATTGGCTGATGGAGCTCGAACACGTCCTCTACAATGCCGAGAACTTGCTGTGCTTCTACACCCAGCAATTTGCCAAACAGGTACGCAGTGATTTCTTCGCATCATCTAAGCGCAAGAACATGCTTCAGGAATTAAATGAAGTTAGGGAGGCACTAGGTAGAATTGTAGATCAGAGAAAACTTTTCGATTTGGAAGTGGTGTGCGGTGAAGAAGTAGTCATCGGAAAAGATCATAGGTCAGAGAACCAGTCAGACCGACCCATAGAAGGCACTCTTAGGAACGAAGATATAACAAAAATCATTAGAATTTTGTTAGGTGCGGAAGATAGGGAGAAAATTGGGGTTCTTCCCGTAGTTGGTAGGGCAGGAACGGGGAAAACCAGGGTTGCAGAAGTTGTGTACGAGGATGAGGCCGTGAAAACTAATTTTGAACCTCGAATTTGGGTATTCGTTTCTGAAATCTTTGATGTTGAACTAATTCTGAGAAAAATACTTGCAAAATTAACTGGTAAAAACATAGAGGATCTTCCGAGTAACCAAAAGTCGCAAGACTCAATGCTTGCACAGTTATTATCTGGAAAGAAGTACTTTATGGTATTAGATGACGTGCATAAGACAGAGTCTAGACAATGGAGTTCTCTAATGGAGTCTTTAGAAGTTGGTGCATTAGGGAGTAAAATACTTGTGACTACTCCATCTAACAGGGTCGCAGACTTGGTTAAAGGCAGCCTCAAACCTTATCTGTTAAAAGATCTAAGCTTAGACAACTACTTGTTTTTATTTGGAAAATTTGCATTTGgagattgtaagaagaagattgaagatcggCCTCACCAGATACGCCTTGGGATGGAGATCGTAAGGAGGTGTGCTGGTCGTTCTCTTGTCATTAAGGCAATGGCAGCCATGTTACATTCAAGAAGTGTAGAGCAGTGGCGGCTCTTTTACAAGAATGAATTTTCCAAAATAGGGGAATATACAAATGATCATAATGAGATGCTGAGTTTACTGAAGCTGTGTTACGATCATCTCCCTTCACCTCTCAAACATTGTTTTGCTTTTTGTAGCTTGTTTCCAAAAGGTCAAGTGATGGTTGTCCAGACGCTGATAAAGTTGTGGATGGCTCAAGGTTTCATCATTGAAAAATCTGATAAATCTGCTGAGGATGTTGGTTATGAGTATGTTCAGATTTTAGTCGGGGGATACTTCTTTGAAGTAGTTGAAAGGGACGCTGCACAGCAAGTGACAAAATGCAAATTGCATAGATTCATGTATGATCTCGCAGTGTTGGTAACGGGCGGCCAATGCTTGTTATTATCATCAGCAGATAGTTATGATACCAGTAGAAGAACTTTGCATGTGTGCTTTGATTTTGACTTATCTTCTACTGAATTCATTGCAGCTCTTGATGTAAAAAAGACAAGAACGATTGTTTTGTCAGGTCAATCAAGACAGAGACAAGGAGGGAGATATGGAGGGATTCACGTTAACATAATTTTTGATAAAATATGTTCCAAATTCACATTTTTACTAGCACTGGACATGCATGATTCAGGGATTGAGATCGTGCCAGATTCTATTAGCAAGTTGAAGCTTTTGAAATATCTTGATCTTTCTGAAAATGAGGGCATCACAGAGCTTCCTAATTCTATCACTCGACTTTTGAATTTGCAAACATTGAGACTCTCCTCTTGTTTCAAGCTTAAGAAGTTGCCTGAAGATTTTAGTAATCTGACTAATTTAAGACATCTTGAGATTGATGGGTGTAATAATTTGACTAATCTTCCGAGAGGAATCGATCAAGTACATGATCTCGAGGCTTTATCACAACTTGTAGTAAGGGAAGACTCCTCCAAGTCCGATGGTGTGTTGAAAAAATTGCAAGAACTGAGCAAGCTGCCGATCAGAAATTTGAGACTTGTTTTAAGACATGAAAAATATGTCACTGGTTATTTGAAGGAAGTATCAAGAGGAATTCGATCCTTGTCATTAGAAACTGAAGGTTATAACGTGGAATCTGAATTCAAACAAACATGTCTAAACAGATACCTCAGTTCTGATCTTGAAGAATTGTCTATAAATGGATTCAGGGGTGTCTCGCTATTTTGTCCTTACTCGTATTTTCCTGGTAAGCTGGTGAAACTTTCATTGAGAAGATGTGCAAATTGCAAAAATTTACCAGCAGTTCAGTTATCTAGTCTCAAGGTATTGGTGCTAGATGATATTCCCAATCTAGAATACATTGCAGATTCTTATTCATCTTCTTCAACAACATGCTTTTCAACCCTGGAAGAACTCTGGCTCACGGAACTACCAAAGTTTAAGGGATGGTGGAACAATGAAGTCAACGGGTTGCCTTCATTCCGTGGTCTCTCTAAACTAGTTATTGAGGATTGCCCCAACTTGGCCTTCATGCCGCGATTCCCAAATCTGGAGAAAGGCCTAGTTCTGGATAGAATTAGCTGGAAGCTGTTTGAGCAGACCATGAACCAGAATGTAGCAGATCCATCATCATCAACTTCCCTGCCTCCTCTCTCCAATTTAAAGATTCTGTGTATTGTAGGCATTAAAGACTGCATAGCTGATCAAATTAGGTGGAAAACTCTAAAAAAACTACAATTCTTGAAATTCGATTGTCTTCCAACACTGAAGATTCTTCCAGATGATCTTAGAGAACTGACCGGCTTGCAAGAACTCCATATTTGGCGCTGTGTTATCAAGAAACTACCAGACTGGATCAATAAACTCCAAAGTCTTGAGAAACTTGTGATTCACGTGTGTCCCTTTTTGGAAGAATTACCTGAAGAAATCAGTAGCCTTCCTGTTTTGAAGACACTGGAGATTGAGGAATGTAACACACTATTGAGAAGATGCGAAGATAGAATAGGTGCAGATTGGTCCAAGATTGCTAAAATTCCCAAAAAGAAATTGGGTCTGATTTCCGGGAGATGA